A region from the Natronoarchaeum mannanilyticum genome encodes:
- a CDS encoding ferredoxin--nitrite reductase: MNTVEQWKQDKHPLDVIEDVKEYAEKGLGFEEIVAAEDDGEFERLKWAGMYAHGKHEDYYMMRTKVPGGRLTPEQAEVIGEVADEYATAPDEHGGAEQNELWGDAYLDITTRQDIQKHWVEIEDVPEIWDRYDEVGLTTIQGCGDSARNVLGCPAAGLDDHECFDAQPVIDTVSDFFTENREYGNLPRKFKMTITGCKHDCAQSQINDVGMTPARKEIDVSGEAGGSSDGSDGGEEYYGFHARVGGGLSDGPRMASNLDVFVLPEDAVEFCRAVAQTFKELGDRNNRGVCRMRYLVEQLGPEKFEEAIRERCSVDLHERGTDLTEGYAGDHVGVHDQREDGLKYVGFNVITGRMGGDEFAAAARAAREYGTDESTVRLATDQNFLITHIPAENVDDLLAEPFAADYQPDPGPFSRGAVGCTGSEFCNYGIIETKKRTKRWARELDAQIETPDDLDVVRMHMSGCSASCAQPQIADIGFRGETVQLDTDDDGDADDLVEGMDFGLGGSLGSDNEFLDWVESAVPADAVIPALEQLFDAYAEDRADGERFYEWTRGVDNDRLRAIMRDADAPVSKGVAADD, from the coding sequence ATGAATACGGTAGAGCAGTGGAAGCAGGACAAGCACCCGCTGGACGTCATCGAGGACGTCAAGGAGTACGCCGAGAAGGGGCTGGGGTTCGAGGAGATCGTCGCGGCCGAGGACGACGGCGAGTTCGAGCGCCTGAAGTGGGCCGGGATGTACGCCCACGGGAAGCACGAGGACTACTACATGATGCGGACGAAGGTGCCGGGCGGGCGCCTGACGCCCGAGCAGGCCGAGGTGATCGGCGAGGTCGCCGACGAGTACGCCACCGCGCCCGACGAACACGGCGGCGCCGAGCAGAACGAGCTGTGGGGCGACGCCTACCTCGACATCACGACGCGCCAGGACATCCAGAAACACTGGGTCGAGATCGAGGACGTCCCCGAGATCTGGGACCGGTACGACGAGGTCGGGCTGACGACGATCCAGGGCTGCGGCGACTCGGCGCGCAATGTGCTGGGCTGTCCCGCCGCGGGGCTGGACGACCACGAGTGCTTCGACGCCCAGCCCGTCATCGACACAGTTTCGGACTTTTTCACCGAGAACCGGGAGTACGGCAACCTTCCGCGGAAGTTCAAGATGACGATCACCGGCTGCAAGCACGACTGCGCGCAGTCCCAGATCAACGACGTCGGCATGACGCCCGCCAGGAAGGAGATCGACGTCTCCGGCGAAGCCGGAGGCTCGTCGGACGGGTCCGACGGTGGCGAGGAGTACTACGGCTTCCACGCCCGCGTCGGCGGCGGGCTCTCTGACGGTCCGCGGATGGCCTCGAACCTGGACGTGTTCGTCCTGCCCGAGGACGCCGTCGAGTTCTGCCGCGCGGTCGCCCAGACGTTCAAAGAGCTGGGCGATCGGAACAACCGCGGCGTCTGCCGGATGCGCTACCTCGTCGAGCAGCTCGGTCCCGAGAAATTCGAGGAAGCCATCCGCGAGCGCTGTTCGGTCGACCTGCACGAGCGGGGCACCGACCTCACCGAGGGGTACGCCGGCGACCACGTCGGCGTCCACGACCAGCGCGAGGACGGGCTCAAATACGTCGGCTTCAACGTGATCACGGGCCGGATGGGCGGCGACGAGTTCGCCGCGGCGGCGCGGGCGGCCCGCGAGTACGGCACCGACGAGTCGACGGTCCGCCTCGCGACCGACCAGAATTTCCTGATCACCCATATTCCGGCGGAGAACGTCGACGACCTCCTCGCGGAACCGTTCGCGGCGGACTACCAGCCCGATCCCGGCCCGTTCTCGCGCGGCGCGGTGGGCTGCACGGGCAGCGAGTTCTGCAACTACGGCATCATCGAGACCAAGAAGCGCACGAAGCGCTGGGCGCGCGAGCTCGACGCGCAGATCGAGACGCCGGACGATCTGGACGTCGTGCGGATGCACATGTCGGGCTGCTCGGCCTCCTGCGCCCAGCCCCAGATCGCCGATATCGGATTTCGGGGGGAGACCGTCCAACTCGACACCGACGATGACGGCGACGCCGACGACCTCGTCGAGGGGATGGACTTCGGGCTGGGCGGCAGCCTCGGGTCGGACAACGAGTTCCTCGACTGGGTCGAGAGCGCCGTCCCAGCGGACGCCGTGATCCCGGCGCTCGAACAGCTGTTCGACGCCTACGCGGAGGATCGGGCGGACGGCGAGCGGTTCTACGAGTGGACTCGCGGCGTCGACAACGACCGGCTCCGGGCGATCATGCGAGACGCCGACGCGCCCGTGTCGAAGGGGGTGGCCGCGGATGACTAG
- a CDS encoding haloacid dehalogenase type II produces MSLDPDAVEAVAFDSYGTIVDVTTVEEPLAEHVDSPELVSKIWRERSLNYAMVANHVGEYDSFYEYNRAALEYALDAAGAETTAEEREAILSTYDELDVFEDAPEGMERLHEAGYDLYVLSNGSPEMLDTLLDHAGIDEYVEDAISVAEVETFKPDAEVYRHAADRIGEPIEDVAFAAAGWWDVPGAVDAGMQGAWVNRSGTMWGPYEIEPDVPVESFHELADELDA; encoded by the coding sequence ATGTCGCTCGATCCGGACGCCGTCGAGGCCGTCGCGTTCGACTCCTACGGCACCATCGTCGACGTGACGACCGTCGAAGAACCGCTCGCCGAGCACGTCGACTCGCCCGAACTCGTCTCGAAGATCTGGCGCGAGCGCTCGCTCAACTACGCGATGGTCGCCAACCACGTCGGCGAGTACGACTCGTTCTACGAGTACAACCGCGCCGCGCTGGAGTACGCGCTGGACGCCGCGGGCGCCGAGACGACCGCCGAGGAGCGCGAGGCGATCCTCTCGACGTACGACGAACTGGACGTGTTCGAGGACGCCCCGGAAGGGATGGAACGGCTTCACGAGGCGGGCTACGACCTGTACGTCCTCTCGAACGGCAGCCCCGAGATGCTCGACACGCTGCTCGATCACGCCGGCATCGACGAGTACGTCGAGGACGCGATCAGCGTCGCCGAGGTGGAGACGTTCAAGCCCGACGCCGAGGTGTACCGCCACGCCGCCGACCGGATCGGCGAGCCGATCGAGGACGTCGCGTTCGCCGCGGCGGGCTGGTGGGACGTGCCGGGCGCCGTCGACGCCGGGATGCAGGGTGCGTGGGTGAACCGATCGGGGACGATGTGGGGTCCCTACGAGATCGAGCCGGACGTGCCGGTCGAGTCGTTCCACGAGTTGGCCGACGAGTTGGACGCCTGA
- the ftsY gene encoding signal recognition particle-docking protein FtsY → MFDSLKDKLGSFREDVEETAEEKAAEAESEDAAAEAEAVEETEDDAAEADAGAADSDAADAKAAAAAARSDATQPEGDDAEHGAETEIEADAGESTDAEASSDADEYGGADVAGAVTDTVAEDEEDGGPGFAKRAKSFATGQTVIEEEDLEAPLEELEMALLQSDVEFSVAQEIMATLREELVGETHRFTKSTTGVVQRALKNALLEVISVGQFDFDERVAEADKPLTIVFTGVNGVGKTTSIAKMARYFEERGLSTVLANGDTYRAGANEQIEEHAEALDKKIITHEQGGDPAAVIYDAVEYAEANDVDVVLGDTAGRLHTSDDLMEQLSKIDRVVDPDMTLFVDEAVAGQDAVQRAKQFNDAAEIDGAVLTKADADAQGGAAISIAHVTGKPILFLGTGQGYDDIEPFDPEELVDRLLGIDG, encoded by the coding sequence ATGTTCGACAGCCTGAAGGACAAGCTCGGGAGCTTCCGGGAGGACGTCGAGGAGACCGCCGAGGAGAAGGCGGCGGAAGCCGAGAGCGAGGACGCGGCCGCGGAAGCCGAAGCGGTCGAGGAGACCGAGGATGACGCCGCGGAAGCCGACGCTGGTGCCGCCGATTCGGATGCCGCAGACGCCAAAGCGGCCGCCGCGGCGGCCCGGTCCGACGCGACCCAGCCTGAGGGCGACGACGCCGAGCACGGAGCCGAAACAGAGATCGAGGCCGACGCCGGCGAGTCGACGGACGCCGAGGCGTCGAGCGACGCCGACGAGTACGGCGGCGCGGACGTCGCCGGCGCCGTCACCGACACCGTCGCCGAGGACGAGGAGGACGGCGGACCGGGCTTCGCCAAGCGCGCGAAGTCGTTCGCGACCGGCCAGACCGTCATCGAGGAGGAAGACCTCGAAGCGCCCCTCGAGGAGCTCGAGATGGCGCTGCTCCAGAGCGACGTCGAGTTCAGCGTCGCCCAGGAGATCATGGCGACGCTCCGCGAGGAGCTGGTCGGCGAGACCCACCGGTTCACGAAGTCGACGACCGGCGTCGTCCAGCGCGCGCTCAAGAACGCCCTGCTGGAAGTGATCAGCGTCGGGCAGTTCGACTTCGACGAGCGCGTCGCCGAGGCCGACAAGCCCCTGACGATCGTGTTTACGGGGGTAAACGGCGTCGGCAAGACCACCTCGATCGCCAAGATGGCCCGCTACTTCGAGGAGCGCGGGCTCTCGACGGTGCTGGCCAACGGCGACACGTACCGCGCCGGCGCCAACGAGCAGATCGAGGAGCACGCCGAGGCGCTGGACAAGAAGATCATCACCCACGAGCAGGGCGGGGACCCCGCCGCGGTGATCTACGACGCCGTCGAGTACGCCGAGGCCAACGACGTCGACGTCGTGCTCGGCGACACGGCCGGGCGCCTCCACACCAGCGACGACCTGATGGAGCAGCTCTCGAAGATCGACCGCGTGGTCGATCCCGACATGACGCTGTTCGTCGACGAGGCCGTCGCCGGGCAGGACGCCGTCCAGCGCGCCAAGCAGTTCAACGACGCCGCCGAGATCGACGGCGCCGTCCTGACGAAGGCCGACGCCGACGCGCAGGGCGGCGCGGCGATCTCGATCGCCCACGTGACGGGCAAGCCGATCCTCTTCCTGGGGACCGGTCAGGGGTACGACGACATCGAGCCGTTCGACCCCGAGGAACTCGTCGATCGCCTGCTCGGCATCGACGGGTAG
- the pfdA gene encoding prefoldin subunit alpha gives MMGGGGGGQQQLQELSQQLQELQEQIEALEGEVDDLQQEKTEVDEAIEAIETLETGSTVQVPLGGDAYLRAEVQDIDEVIVSLGGGYAAEQEQGDAVDTLENKKETLDDRIDEVNEEIAELETESEQLEQKAQQLQQQQMQQQMQQMQGEEEGDE, from the coding sequence ATGATGGGCGGTGGCGGCGGCGGTCAGCAGCAACTGCAGGAACTCAGCCAGCAGCTCCAGGAGCTCCAGGAGCAGATCGAGGCCCTTGAGGGCGAAGTCGACGATCTGCAGCAGGAGAAGACCGAGGTCGACGAGGCCATCGAGGCCATCGAGACGCTCGAGACCGGCTCGACCGTGCAGGTCCCGCTGGGCGGCGACGCCTACCTCCGCGCGGAGGTCCAGGACATCGACGAGGTCATCGTCAGTCTCGGCGGCGGCTACGCGGCAGAGCAGGAGCAGGGCGACGCCGTCGACACGCTCGAGAACAAGAAGGAGACGCTCGACGACCGCATCGACGAGGTCAACGAGGAGATCGCCGAACTCGAGACCGAGAGCGAGCAGCTCGAGCAGAAGGCTCAGCAGCTCCAGCAGCAGCAGATGCAACAGCAGATGCAGCAGATGCAGGGCGAGGAAGAAGGCGACGAGTAG
- the rpl18a gene encoding 50S ribosomal protein L18Ae, which translates to MNQYSVSGRFEARDGWETFQTEVEAENDDVAEEYVYSNFGSKHGLKRRQIEIDEVAQ; encoded by the coding sequence ATGAACCAGTATTCGGTTAGCGGACGGTTCGAGGCCCGCGACGGGTGGGAAACGTTCCAGACAGAGGTAGAGGCCGAGAACGACGACGTCGCCGAGGAGTACGTCTACTCGAACTTCGGCAGCAAGCACGGTCTGAAGCGCCGCCAGATCGAGATCGACGAGGTGGCACAATGA
- a CDS encoding translation initiation factor IF-6, with translation MLRAAFTGSAYVGVFARATDDHLLVRPDADDDLIEDLGDELGVPATPTTIAGSATVGALAVGNENGLLVSSRVTDRERDRLAEAVDAPIVELPGRINAAGNVVLANDYGAYAHPELPEEAIDAVERALEVPVEQGDLAGVRTVGTAAVVNDEGVLCHPKTSDSELDYLEDLLDVRADVGTINYGAPLVGSGLLANEHGYVVGQDTTGPELGRIESALGYID, from the coding sequence TTGCTTCGCGCCGCGTTCACAGGATCGGCGTACGTCGGCGTCTTCGCGCGCGCCACGGACGATCACCTGCTGGTGCGTCCCGACGCCGACGACGATCTGATCGAAGATCTGGGCGACGAGCTGGGCGTGCCGGCCACGCCCACGACGATCGCCGGCTCGGCCACCGTCGGCGCGCTCGCCGTCGGTAACGAGAACGGACTGCTGGTCAGCAGTCGCGTCACCGACCGCGAGCGCGACCGGCTCGCCGAGGCCGTCGACGCCCCGATCGTCGAACTGCCCGGTCGGATCAACGCCGCCGGGAACGTCGTACTCGCCAACGACTACGGCGCGTACGCCCACCCGGAGCTGCCCGAGGAAGCGATCGACGCCGTCGAGCGCGCGCTCGAGGTCCCGGTCGAGCAGGGCGACCTCGCGGGCGTCCGGACCGTCGGGACGGCCGCCGTCGTCAACGACGAGGGCGTGCTCTGTCACCCCAAGACGTCCGACTCCGAACTCGACTACCTCGAGGACCTGCTCGACGTCCGCGCCGACGTCGGGACGATCAACTACGGCGCGCCGCTGGTCGGCTCGGGCCTGCTCGCCAACGAGCACGGCTACGTCGTCGGCCAGGACACCACCGGCCCCGAGCTGGGTCGGATCGAGTCGGCGCTGGGCTACATCGACTGA
- a CDS encoding 50S ribosomal protein L31e, whose protein sequence is MSAGEFEERVMTVPLRDAKAAPKHEAADKAMKLLREHLAKHFSVDGEQVRLDPSINEAIWSQGRKKPPSKLRVRAARFEEEGEAIVEAEHAE, encoded by the coding sequence ATGAGCGCCGGTGAGTTCGAGGAGCGGGTCATGACCGTTCCCCTGCGCGACGCCAAGGCCGCACCCAAGCACGAAGCCGCCGACAAGGCGATGAAGCTCCTCCGCGAGCACCTCGCCAAGCACTTCTCCGTCGACGGAGAGCAGGTCCGCCTCGACCCCTCGATCAACGAGGCGATCTGGTCCCAGGGCCGCAAGAAACCGCCGAGCAAGCTCCGCGTGCGCGCCGCCCGATTCGAGGAAGAGGGCGAGGCAATCGTCGAAGCCGAGCACGCAGAGTAA
- a CDS encoding 50S ribosomal protein L39e, with product MGKKSKAKKKRLSKLERQNSRVPAWVMLKTDREVTRNPKRRNWRRQSTDE from the coding sequence ATGGGTAAGAAATCGAAGGCCAAGAAGAAGCGCCTCTCCAAGCTGGAGCGCCAGAACAGCCGCGTTCCGGCGTGGGTCATGCTGAAGACGGACCGTGAAGTCACTCGCAACCCCAAGCGGCGCAACTGGCGGCGCCAGAGCACTGACGAATAA
- a CDS encoding class I SAM-dependent methyltransferase — protein sequence MDSSARERSGPFGRMVWDYHEGELDEQPRHRRDDGEESEAPLEWYFSGPDAWPEVEHEAFADVSGRVLDAGCGAGRTALWLQKQGYDVVGVDRSPGAVAVARDRGVENAVVGDMGDPGLFGDSFDTVLVAGQQVGVAGDRNGVRELFDAFAELTGPDGRVIADVSDPTEAPPEFREYLGDVSDGTATRTFRTVYDGAIGDPITLMMFSPDALRELVAETPWSIETLYGVDEEGGHFYFVLDKS from the coding sequence ATGGATTCGTCCGCGCGCGAACGCTCCGGCCCGTTCGGCCGCATGGTCTGGGACTACCACGAGGGCGAGCTCGACGAGCAGCCCCGCCACCGTCGGGACGACGGCGAGGAGAGCGAGGCGCCTCTGGAGTGGTACTTTTCCGGTCCCGATGCGTGGCCCGAGGTCGAACACGAGGCCTTCGCGGACGTCAGTGGACGGGTGCTCGACGCCGGTTGCGGCGCCGGGCGCACCGCGTTGTGGCTCCAAAAGCAGGGGTACGACGTCGTCGGCGTCGACCGCAGCCCCGGCGCCGTCGCGGTGGCGCGCGATCGGGGCGTCGAGAACGCGGTCGTCGGCGACATGGGCGACCCCGGACTGTTCGGGGACAGCTTCGACACGGTGCTCGTCGCCGGCCAGCAGGTGGGCGTCGCCGGCGATCGGAACGGCGTCCGCGAGCTGTTCGACGCCTTCGCCGAGCTCACGGGGCCGGACGGACGGGTGATCGCGGACGTCTCGGACCCGACAGAGGCGCCGCCGGAGTTCCGCGAGTACCTCGGCGACGTCTCGGACGGCACCGCGACGCGGACGTTCCGTACCGTCTACGACGGAGCGATCGGCGATCCGATCACCCTGATGATGTTCTCTCCCGACGCGCTCCGTGAGCTCGTCGCCGAGACGCCGTGGTCGATCGAGACGCTGTACGGCGTGGACGAGGAGGGCGGGCACTTCTACTTCGTGCTGGATAAATCGTAG
- a CDS encoding MBL fold metallo-hydrolase, with protein MDVVTVTADAESFTCNAYLALGERDVLVDAGAMPGVEDVVAEHTDSLDAVVLTHQHGDHVQELDAVLDAFGAELYAYADHPRRTHEIADGDEVAIGDESFDVVHTPGHADDHVSLLSESTIFSGDVVVHDDGAFDYGSFGRTDMAGQSREVLIESIERILERLPDSVSASEASAGSSDRRSDGVEHMYAGHGDEFHGDVEDVIRTALERAEKREPKYPDE; from the coding sequence ATGGACGTCGTCACCGTCACGGCCGACGCCGAGAGTTTCACCTGCAACGCCTACCTCGCGCTGGGCGAGCGCGACGTGCTGGTCGACGCCGGCGCGATGCCGGGCGTCGAGGACGTCGTCGCCGAGCACACCGATTCGCTGGACGCCGTCGTGCTGACCCACCAGCACGGCGACCACGTCCAGGAGCTCGACGCCGTGCTCGACGCGTTCGGCGCCGAGCTGTACGCTTACGCCGACCACCCGCGCCGGACGCACGAGATCGCCGACGGCGACGAAGTGGCGATCGGCGACGAGTCCTTCGACGTGGTCCACACGCCCGGGCACGCGGACGATCACGTCTCGCTGCTCAGCGAGTCGACGATCTTCAGCGGCGACGTCGTCGTCCACGACGACGGCGCGTTCGACTACGGCAGCTTCGGTCGGACCGACATGGCCGGCCAGTCCCGCGAGGTGCTGATCGAGAGCATCGAGCGGATTCTGGAGCGGCTTCCCGACTCGGTTAGCGCGAGCGAAGCGAGTGCTGGCTCGTCAGACCGACGGTCTGACGGTGTCGAGCACATGTACGCCGGCCACGGCGACGAGTTCCACGGGGACGTCGAGGACGTGATCCGGACGGCGCTCGAACGGGCCGAGAAGCGCGAGCCGAAGTACCCCGACGAGTAA
- a CDS encoding MBL fold metallo-hydrolase, whose protein sequence is MNVTLLGSGEMTGVPPMFTDLESIGAERRRRRPGLLVETAAATVMLDVSPDVREQVLEAQIDTLDAAFVTHFHHDHAGGIDDLGLLVPHVGTDVRMTETAISHLRNEREYLVDDIDVETIQHGDQVTVGDLTVVPFPVAHGRPEFDTVGFAVYHEGTKVVYAPDVERFCPDRPAGAEYRDADLLFVEGSPILQEDLYDEIDFVEIVGEAAADRTVLVHVNEFFDGPTETMVETAEEHGFELGQDFETYLG, encoded by the coding sequence ATGAATGTCACTCTACTGGGAAGCGGAGAAATGACGGGCGTCCCGCCGATGTTCACGGACCTGGAGTCGATCGGCGCCGAACGACGACGCCGTCGGCCGGGACTCCTCGTCGAAACTGCGGCGGCGACCGTCATGCTCGACGTCAGTCCTGACGTGCGCGAACAGGTCCTCGAAGCCCAGATCGACACGCTCGACGCCGCGTTCGTGACGCATTTCCACCACGATCACGCCGGCGGCATCGACGACCTCGGTCTCCTCGTGCCGCACGTGGGGACCGACGTTCGTATGACCGAAACTGCAATCAGTCATCTCCGAAACGAACGCGAGTACCTGGTCGACGATATCGACGTTGAGACCATCCAACACGGTGATCAGGTCACAGTCGGAGATCTCACCGTCGTTCCGTTCCCGGTCGCGCACGGTCGACCGGAGTTCGATACGGTCGGATTCGCGGTGTATCACGAGGGGACCAAAGTGGTGTACGCTCCGGACGTCGAACGATTCTGTCCCGATCGACCTGCAGGCGCCGAATACCGGGACGCCGATCTCCTGTTCGTGGAGGGGTCGCCGATCCTTCAAGAGGACCTGTACGACGAGATCGACTTCGTGGAGATAGTCGGCGAAGCGGCGGCGGATCGAACGGTCCTCGTCCACGTCAACGAATTTTTCGACGGTCCGACGGAAACGATGGTCGAAACCGCCGAAGAACACGGGTTCGAGTTGGGACAGGATTTCGAGACGTATCTGGGTTGA
- a CDS encoding DUF7112 family protein has translation MADRVASDHESITTVRATLARRGSTSRPAIELPDEQSSSSPDSASSRRDADAFPAGEVVRLVVDGSERHAKIEEYAGDRSIPGAYDAPSMARDPDSASNRLVEWADDKGLELGQSVLVDVIEEGFKYGVREPGERVFYDATEAPDDSLASIAQQLEDN, from the coding sequence ATGGCAGACCGCGTCGCCTCCGACCACGAGTCGATCACGACCGTCCGCGCCACGCTGGCCCGGCGCGGGTCGACGAGCCGCCCGGCGATCGAACTTCCCGACGAGCAAAGCTCGTCGAGCCCCGACTCGGCGTCGTCTCGTCGGGACGCCGACGCGTTCCCCGCCGGCGAGGTCGTCCGCCTCGTCGTGGACGGGAGCGAGCGCCACGCGAAGATCGAGGAGTACGCCGGCGACCGGTCGATCCCCGGCGCCTACGACGCGCCCTCGATGGCGCGCGATCCGGACTCGGCGTCGAACCGGCTCGTCGAGTGGGCCGACGACAAGGGGCTGGAACTCGGCCAGTCGGTGCTCGTCGACGTGATCGAGGAGGGGTTCAAGTACGGCGTCCGCGAGCCCGGCGAGCGCGTCTTCTACGACGCCACCGAGGCGCCCGACGACAGCCTGGCGTCGATCGCACAGCAACTGGAAGACAACTGA
- a CDS encoding 30S ribosomal protein S6e, producing MASFQVVVADPETGATYQRDVDGQDANRFIGRSLGQDVDGGAVGLDGYTLELTGGSDDAGRPMREDVDGPDLREVLLTGGVGYDPSRDGERKRVTVRGAEVSDAVAQINAKITGRGSTDVEELLGEGGEDAEDADDEE from the coding sequence ATGGCAAGCTTTCAGGTCGTCGTCGCGGACCCCGAAACGGGCGCGACGTACCAGCGCGACGTAGACGGACAGGACGCCAACCGCTTCATCGGCCGATCGCTCGGTCAGGACGTCGACGGCGGCGCCGTCGGCCTCGACGGCTACACGCTCGAACTCACCGGCGGCTCCGACGACGCCGGGCGCCCGATGCGCGAGGACGTCGACGGGCCGGACCTCCGCGAAGTGCTGCTGACCGGCGGCGTCGGCTACGACCCCTCCCGCGACGGCGAGCGCAAGCGCGTCACCGTCCGCGGCGCCGAGGTCAGCGACGCGGTCGCCCAGATCAACGCCAAGATCACCGGTCGCGGCTCCACCGACGTCGAGGAGCTGCTCGGCGAGGGCGGCGAGGACGCCGAGGACGCCGACGACGAGGAGTAA
- a CDS encoding MBL fold metallo-hydrolase, which translates to MELRILGGAREVGRSAILVNDSLLLDYGVLTDNPPRYPVGDVDLDAVVASHGHLDHVGAIPSLLSGSARPPIHWTPPTRELALTLARDTLKLHGGTMQCPFTENDVRRVTQVSEPHGYRETFEAAGHEVTFFDAGHIPGSAHVLVDDGETRLFYTADFHTGDQRLVSGTTARPDADVVLCESTYSDVDHEDRSVVEERFVESVETTLWEGGTVVVPAFAIGRTQEMLLLCEAHDVPCYVDGMGTEVTEMLRRHPEFVRDADALRRAKSHARVVTGRDGQRKRIADQQTAIVTTSGMLSGGPAMTYIPEIRANPTNKITMTGYQVEGTPGRDLLETGSAEIDGRVMPVSARVEQYDFSAHADRDGILSLLEDYRDAEILVNHGDRCVAFAEELREGGFDASAPELGDAVTA; encoded by the coding sequence ATGGAACTCCGGATTCTGGGCGGTGCCCGCGAGGTCGGCCGCAGCGCGATCCTCGTCAACGACTCGCTGCTGCTGGACTACGGCGTCCTGACGGACAACCCACCGCGGTACCCCGTCGGCGACGTCGATCTGGACGCCGTCGTCGCGAGCCACGGCCACCTCGATCACGTCGGGGCGATCCCGTCGCTGCTGAGCGGGAGCGCCCGACCGCCGATCCACTGGACGCCGCCGACCCGGGAGCTCGCGCTGACGCTCGCGCGGGACACGTTGAAGCTTCACGGCGGAACCATGCAGTGTCCGTTCACCGAGAACGACGTCCGGCGCGTGACGCAAGTTTCGGAGCCCCACGGCTACCGGGAGACGTTCGAGGCGGCGGGCCACGAGGTGACGTTCTTCGACGCCGGCCACATCCCAGGGTCGGCGCACGTGCTCGTCGACGACGGCGAGACGCGACTGTTCTACACGGCCGACTTTCACACCGGGGATCAGCGCCTCGTCTCGGGCACCACCGCGCGGCCCGACGCCGACGTCGTGCTCTGCGAAAGCACGTACTCCGACGTCGACCACGAGGACCGCTCGGTCGTCGAGGAGCGGTTCGTCGAGAGCGTCGAGACGACGCTGTGGGAGGGCGGGACGGTCGTCGTGCCCGCGTTCGCGATCGGGCGCACCCAGGAGATGCTGCTGCTCTGCGAGGCCCACGACGTTCCATGCTACGTCGACGGCATGGGCACGGAGGTCACCGAGATGCTCCGCCGCCATCCCGAGTTCGTCCGCGACGCCGACGCCCTGCGGCGCGCGAAGTCTCACGCCCGCGTCGTCACGGGGCGCGACGGGCAACGGAAACGCATCGCCGACCAGCAGACCGCGATCGTGACGACGAGCGGGATGCTCTCGGGCGGCCCCGCGATGACGTACATCCCCGAGATCCGTGCCAACCCGACCAACAAGATCACGATGACCGGCTATCAGGTCGAGGGGACGCCCGGCCGAGACCTTCTGGAGACCGGCAGCGCCGAGATCGACGGCCGCGTGATGCCGGTGAGCGCCCGGGTCGAGCAGTACGACTTCTCGGCTCACGCCGACCGTGACGGAATCCTGTCCCTGCTCGAGGACTACCGCGACGCCGAGATTCTGGTGAACCACGGCGACCGCTGCGTCGCCTTCGCCGAGGAACTGCGCGAGGGCGGGTTCGACGCCAGCGCGCCGGAGCTGGGTGACGCGGTCACGGCGTGA
- a CDS encoding cupin domain-containing protein: MRRASLDFEGYFEVVVETDDAQAAQMTVDPGRTVGGPDNRHPDSDQWLFAASGSAVVTVEGEDHRVEAGDLVCIEAGEGHEITNDGEAPFETVNLYVPPRS, translated from the coding sequence ATGCGACGCGCTTCGCTCGACTTCGAGGGGTACTTCGAGGTCGTCGTGGAGACCGACGACGCCCAGGCCGCCCAGATGACCGTCGACCCCGGCCGCACGGTCGGCGGGCCGGACAACCGCCACCCCGACAGCGACCAGTGGCTGTTCGCCGCCTCGGGATCGGCGGTCGTCACCGTCGAGGGCGAGGACCACCGAGTCGAGGCCGGCGATCTGGTCTGCATCGAAGCGGGCGAGGGCCACGAGATCACGAACGACGGCGAGGCGCCGTTCGAGACCGTGAACCTGTACGTCCCGCCGCGGTCATAG